A genomic window from Bubalus bubalis isolate 160015118507 breed Murrah chromosome X, NDDB_SH_1, whole genome shotgun sequence includes:
- the LOC123465381 gene encoding cancer/testis antigen 47A-like, which yields MSTTGDGDLAPGGQEGPAGAAGAQAGARDGVDHNSEPRRGDSMPDVEAGGDVGASGGPREAALEGGNSEEDSDIETAEEGEEEVQAQGVNLMVDSQHFSMTRSRLTVLSQRYPILNRMYKNHILVPPEDDHVSVRHQTRPRLSNLGSATVARFSEVQVHSDGPGEGPVGGPAQEALAQEAEQAEEAQEAAEEAEEASLWETATKESEEHSLSEMPQEPATPEKTAECQDENSKEEAQGSKSEGKEKKYKRKQEEPEKDLDPAKDWPRKPRYLCIALKITQLFPGIYQFCFCFLILGVN from the exons ATGTCTACCACGGGGGATGGGGATCTGGCCCCTGGCGGGCAGGAAGGCCCTGCAGGTGCGGCGGGGGCCCAGGCCGGAGCCCGCGACGGTGTGGACCACAACTCCGAGCCTCGCAGGGGTGACTCCATGCCTGATGTTGAGGCGGGTGGAGACGTGGGGGCCTCAGGAGGCCCGAGGGAGGCGGCCCTGGAGGGTGGGAACTCTGAGGAAGACTCGGACATCGAGACGGccgaggagggggaggaagaggtgCAGGCGCAGGGCGTGAACCTCATGGTGGACTCGCAACACTTCTCCATGACCCGCTCCCGCTTAACGGTCCTGAGTCAGAGGTACCCGATTCTGAACCGTATGTACAAAAACCACATCCTAGTCCCGCCAGAGGATGACCACGTGTCGGTCCGGCACCAGACCCGGCCGCGCTTGTCCAACCTCGGCTCAGCCACTGTGGCTCGGTTCTCTGAGGTCCAGGTGCACTCAGATGGACCGGGGGAGGGGCCAGTGGGGGGACCGGCGCAGGAAGCCCTGGCTCAGGAGGCGGAACAGGCAGAGGAAGCCCAGGAGGCGGCGGAGGAGGCCGAGGAGGCCTCTTTATGGGAGACGGCCACCAAGGAGTCTGAGGAGCACAGCTTGTCGGAGATGCCACAGGAGCCGGCCACCCCTGAGA AAACAGCTGAATGCCAGGATGAGAACTCCAAAGAAGAGGCGCAGGGCAGCAAAagtgaggggaaagaaaagaagtataaGAGGAAACAAGAAGAACCAGAAAAGGATCTGGACCCAGCAAAGGACTGGCCCAGAAAGCCCAGGTATCTGTGTATAGCTTTGAAAATAACCCAGCTATTCCCAGGCATTTAccaattttgtttttgctttttaattctcggagtaaattaa